GTTGAATCATTTCgtacacattttaaatggcttttacagaTTTGATGTTTTTACAAAGAAAGTACTTTTATCCATAGTTTTTGTCATTGGTCTTAACAACACGTACTTTtaacaaatttaaatgtaaattcaaatgctgtgttttatgccTTGTTGCCGTTTTTATGTGTATAAATGATTAAATGAATGTATGAGCTGTTTTTTAAAAGCAATTGTGAAAATAAAACTTTTCCAAAAGAAAAAACCTGTATCCTCTTGTTCTTCCTGTGTAGGTCCACAGTGATCAGGGCCAGCCTGTGGCTcagcccttccctctcttccaggCTGCAGTCCTCGCTGAGCAGCTGCAGCCGGTACAGAGCGTCCTTGGTGCGCAGCAGCTCCTCCTTTGTGCCCCTCAGACGCCTGGATAGACAGTTGCGGCGGTTGCGGGCTTTACGCTGGAGCTCCTGCAGAGCGCGCATTGCGTTTCCGTGCTTGGCCAGAACCTGACGGTGTGGGTGGGTGCAAAACATTATGACCTTAGCCAATGCTACAAGATCAGATTATTGTTGTTAGCTGATTAGGAGTTTGTTATAGCTGTGTTATAAATCAATTATTCAAGCCCAATTTTTTTTACTGCAACATACCCGGGGAAGGCCACTCTGTGAATCCTGGAAGCGATGTAGCACCACCGCGTGGCGGCCCTGGAGCTGCTTTAGCAACTTGTTCTCTGTGGCGACACCACTCAGCTGCTGCTGTAGCTCCCACACTTGGCTGTTGAGTTCCTTGATGCGGTGCCTGTGGGCAGAACTGGTGCGCTGGTTTGAGCCCTGCAGGGGGCTTGATTGGAGGGAAGCGAGAGGCCTTGTGGTTCCTTGAAAAAGTGTTTTTCTTCTTTTTGCACCACTGCCCTCTTTTGCTTTGAGCTGAGAGGAAAAGGGCACCTAAGTGTGATGCTTACATGGGAATATGCTGCAAACCATCTCGGCCTATAGGCCTACACTTATGTCATTATAGGTAGACTGTCTGTAGCAATGAGAAGATATGTAATATCAGATTGATATCACACACTTCGTGCTTTCTCTGTCTTCCTGCTTAGACCTGGCTTCTTGCTAGGTGAGAGGGAAAGGGTCCTATTTGCAGTAGTTTCAGCCTCCTCCTTGTAATCTGACTGGGTGGATGACCCCTGAGAGTCTTCCCTGCTGCCGGTCCTACTGCTGTATCCCTTGCTTGACCTGGAGGAGGTGAACTGGCCTGAGGAGCAGCTTGAGTCTGCATCGCCTGCACCCACTTCATAGTTAGCATTGTCCTGCTGCACTATGCCTCTGCGGTGGTATCTCAGCCTCAGAGACATGTGTCCCCAAAGATAAGCCCGCACCAGTTTCTGTAATATAGTAGACAGTTGTCCAATTAGCTGAAGTAGTTAATTTAGCCACACTGTATGTGAAATTATAAGAACCA
This DNA window, taken from Oncorhynchus gorbuscha isolate QuinsamMale2020 ecotype Even-year linkage group LG13, OgorEven_v1.0, whole genome shotgun sequence, encodes the following:
- the LOC123992273 gene encoding lebercilin-like protein; the encoded protein is MSLRLRYHRRGIVQQDNANYEVGAGDADSSCSSGQFTSSRSSKGYSSRTGSREDSQGSSTQSDYKEEAETTANRTLSLSPSKKPGLSRKTEKARSLKAKEGSGAKRRKTLFQGTTRPLASLQSSPLQGSNQRTSSAHRHRIKELNSQVWELQQQLSGVATENKLLKQLQGRHAVVLHRFQDSQSGLPRVLAKHGNAMRALQELQRKARNRRNCLSRRLRGTKEELLRTKDALYRLQLLSEDCSLEEREGLSHRLALITVDLHRKNKRIQTNDKNYG